A single window of Castor canadensis chromosome 3, mCasCan1.hap1v2, whole genome shotgun sequence DNA harbors:
- the Znf623 gene encoding zinc finger protein 623, producing the protein MMSNSLAVMEPPAPEAGEVHEVTLGQLLGNPEGQSLGSPPSQEGDFKQVTVTHWKIQTGETAQMCSKSGRNPILNSNLLILQREIIEGEAHHCSVCGESFPFNSDLVRHQISHTGEKAYKYDHCGKGFGQSSHLAEHQSVHAGDRLYVCNVCGKDFIHYANLIEHQQVHTGEKPFKCTHCGKAFCHSSDLLRHQKVHTRERPFECKECGKGFSQSSLLIRHQRIHTGERPYECNECGKSFIRSSSLIRHYQIHTEVKQYECRDCGKAFRHRSDLIEHQRIHTGERPFECHECGKAFIRSSKLIQHQRIHTGERPYVCNECGKRFSQTSNFTQHQRIHTGEKLYECNECGKAFFLSSYLIRHQKIHTGERVYECKECGKAFLQKAHLTEHQKIHTGDRPFECKDCGKAFIQSSKLLLHQIVHTGEKPYVCSYCGKGFIQRSNFLQHQKMHTEEKLYELSEHGKACTPPPDCVHQDGLSLSEAPMHLGERATGQGGHVDNLQSNHSLSQ; encoded by the coding sequence ATGATGTCAAACAGTCTCGCAGTGATGGAGCCCCCTGCCCCTGAGGCTGGGGAAGTCCATGAAGTCACATTAGGGCAACTATTAGGGAACCCAGAAGGGCAGAGCTTGGGGAGTCCCCCTTCTCAGGAAGGGGACTTTAAGCAGGTGACAGTGACCCATTGGAAAATTCAAACAGGAGAGACAGCCCAGATGTGTAGTAAGTCAGGAAGAAACCCTATTCTGAACTCAAACCTTCTTATACTTCAGAGAGAGATCATAGAAGGGGAGGCCCATCATTGCAGTGTTTGCGGCGAAAGCTTCCCATTTAATTCAGACCTAGTTAGACATCAGATTTctcacactggggagaaggcTTATAAATATGATCACTGTGGGAAAGGCTTTGGTCAGTCCTCACACCTTGCTGAGCATCAGAGTGTCCATGCAGGGGACAGACTCTACGTGTGCAATGTATGTGGGAAAGACTTCATTCACTATGCAAACCTCATTGAGCATCAGCAGGTTCATACGGGAGAAAAGCCGTTCAAATGCACACACTGTGGAAAAGCATTTTGTCACAGTTCAGACCTGCTTCGTCACCAGAAGGTTCACACCAGAGAGAGGCCTTTTGAATGCAAAGAGTGTGGGAAAGGCTTCAGCCAGAGCTCCTTACTCATTCGCCATCAGAGAATTCACACGGGAGAGAGACCCTATGAGTGCAATGAATGTGGGAAATCCTTCATTAGGAGCTCAAGCCTCATTCGGCATTACCAGATCCACACTGAAGTGAAGCAGTATGAATGCAGAGACTGCGGGAAAGCTTTCCGCCACCGCTCGGACCTCATTGAGCAccagagaattcatactggagagagaCCCTTTGAGTGTCatgagtgtgggaaagcctttattcGGAGCTCAAAGCTTATTCAGcatcagagaattcacactggagaaaggccctACGTATGCAATGAGTGTGGGAAGCGTTTCAGCCAGACGTCCAACTTTACTCAGCATCAGAGAATCCATACGGGGGAGAAACTCTATGAGTGTAACGAATGCGGGAAGGCCTTCTTTCTCAGTTCATACCTTATCAGACACCAGAAAATTCACACTGGTGAGCGGGTGTATGAATGTAAGGAGTGTGGGAAGGCTTTTCTGCAGAAAGCCCACCTCACTGAGCACCAGAAGATCCATACTGGGGACAGGCCCTTTGAGTGCAAAgactgtgggaaagccttcattcAGAGCTCCAAGCTGCTGCTGCATCAGATCgtccacactggggagaagccctacgTGTGCAGCTATTGTGGCAAAGGCTTTATCCAGAGGTCGAACTTCCTTCAGCACCAGAAGATGCACACGGAAGAGAAGCTCTATGAGCTCAGTGAGCATGGCAAAGCTTGTACCCCACCCCCAGACTGTGTCCACCAGGATGGGCTTTCCCTGAGTGAGGCCCCCATGCATTTGGGTGAGAGGGCCACAGGTCAGGGGGGTCATGTGGATAACTTACAAAGCAATCACTCTCTGAGTCAGTGA